The DNA segment GGCCAGTTCCGTTAGAAGCTGGTGAAACGCTTGCTCCGCCTCTTCACTGAGGGGAAAGGACTGGACTGTCGTTAGTGGTTTCACTTTGTCGGAAAACCGTGGAATCCACTTCGAATAGTAAGACAAGAAGCCAAGAAGGCGTTGTAGAGCCTTTTTGTTCTGTGGGAGAGTATATTCTTGAAGTGGCTGTAGTCGGTCAGGATCtggtttgattgttttgtgttggacTTGGTAACCAAGAACGTTGATTTGAGAAACCGATTTGACAGTCTTGCTTTCATTGAATGTTAAGTTTCGGCGTTTGAACACGCTAAGCAGTTTTTGGACATTGTCGTCATGTTCTTGTTGTGTCCTGCCACAGACCGTGACGTCATCTTGGTATGCGAAAACGTCGTTCAGATTTTCTTCATCAATGATGCGGTCAATTGCTCTCTGGAAGTTGATCCCTCCGTTTGTGACACCATATGGAATTCTTTTGTATTGCCATAACTTGCCATTAGCTTCAAACGCTGTGTAGACACGGTCGGTTTCCAATATCGGAATCTGATGATATGCGGATTTCAAGTCGAACTTTGAGAAGACGGAATACTTTGCAAGTTTATTTATCAGGTCATCTATCCTTGGAAATGGATATGCATCTACGTGAGTGTAAATGTTAATCGTTTGCGAGTAGTCCACACACATTCGGGTTTTTCCTTCAGTGCGAACAACTACTATTTGTGCTCGCCACGGAGACCGACTGAGTTCAATTACGCCATCATCTtgcattttgttgatttcttctcgaataaattgttcatcaggTTTGCTATACCGCCGTGATTTGACTGCAATAGGTTTGCAAGACTTTGGTAACTGTGGAAATAAGGTTTCCATTGCAATAGTGGCCGCTGGCAAAGCACAGACTATGGGTTTGGATAAGGTAAAGTCTTCCTCAATACCACCATATTTGATTATAAGCCGATTATGCCGTTTCTGGAACGCTTGACCTAAGATCACGTCGCTGCATAAGTTGTCCATGACACCGAGTTGAACCTTTTCGTATTTCCGGTTGTTAATGACGATGTTGGTTGTGCAGGAACCTAACATTGTACATCTTAAGCTGCTTTGTGCCATGGATACTTCTTGGCGTGTTGGGGTTATTGGAAGATTCAGTGATTTTGCGGTGACGGCATTGATGTAGTTATCGGAACTTCCAGAGTCAACCAGAGCGCATAGGTTTTGATCACGTATTGATATCATTAACGCCGCTTCAAGTAGGTTGTGCGGATAAATGGCGCACAAGGTCGGTGTAGCTTTTGCTACTGTAGCGACGGTTTTCGAAGGGTATTTACTTTTACATACCTTCAGGAAATGTCCAATTTTTCCACATTTGTTGCACGTGAGATTTCGCGCTGGACAAGATCTCCTGTCATGGAAGTCATAACCGCAAAAGTagcactttttctttttgaaagaAGCTGCGATGTACGTCGTTGTCTCGAGCTCTCCTCTATTCtctatttcatttttactatGAAGACTTTGCGGGCTTGTGGAGGCCGATGAGCATGTTGTGCTGTGCATGCTGTATGCGGAGGCATTCTTGCTTGCCATGTCTAACGCATTTGCTTGGTCTACTGCTGATTCGAGAGAAAGGGTTGTATTCTCTAGAAGTCTTTGACGGATCGAGGGAGATGCGAGACCGTTAATAAATGCATCTCTACAAAGTTCTTTGCGATATTGTTCCGCAGTGACATCTTTGCACTGGCAGTTTTTGCTGAGTATTTGCAACGTTTGCATAAACTGCGTTGGGGACTCGCTTGGTTGCTGCTTTCTCGTTGCCAATAAGTGGCGAGCAAAGATTTCGTTCGGTTTCTTGACGAGTAAATTTTGCAGGATTTCAACAGCAGAGTCGTACGTATTGCAATCCTCTATGAATTCAAATATCTCCGCCGACACGAAATTCGTCAATAGTTGAAGTTTGTTGATGGGAGGAGCTGTAGAAGTTTGTTCTCGCGCAAGTTCAGCTAGGAAGTTATCAAACGTTCTTTTCCAATGTTTCCACAATTTGCTGGTGGTTTCGCAGTTGATGTCAACTTCTAGCTTGGCAGGTTTCAGCGCACTTGTTTTAGACATGTTATTGTCAGCTTACAAATTACGTTAAATAAAttgtactaaatgatgccgttattcttagctttatttaacgTAAATCAATCACctgaaataatagaataatagtaaaacaataatagtagaaaagcaacacaacctcACAGCTCAAAGGATGTTCGTTTGTGACAATACGAACCGTGGAGTAATATTAGTCTACAACTAAGGAATGCGCGAAGCAGACAAACACAAGTAATCAAGATAAACGAGGCGAGTTTAACATGCCAAGTCTGCTGGTGTTTGCCTTTGAAAATGTCATTTGCACTTAACCCTATTAACCTACATactagcctataggcctagtttttttattatttacgaaGACTGGTATggtaattttcaatttcaaagtGTAGTAATGCTCCatactgcagagtatggcagtttcCGCAGAGATATCGGTTGTGCAGAAGCAAAATGCTGGTGTGCAAGGAAGCAGTTTTGGTGCACTGCGAGTCGTGGCCTAAGGCTGCCCGGCATTTGTGTAGGCCAGGTGCAGCGCTATACGATAGAAATCGGGGGAAAAATCAGTGTTTCCCATTACTTTATTTAGAGAGGTTGGTTTTGAACGCtaatttttgcaatataaatcGGAGCAAAAGTTGTTGCCTCCTTTTTTTCGGAGACACTGTTTGCTCTGTGCAATgccattttagaaaaaattatcTCGTGTGTGCTCTTGctatactctgcagtctgggtAACACTTACTGGTACTTTGTTAACTAAAGCCTAAGTAAACTTAACAGTCTgagcaaataaaatttttgaaagctGTTGTCATTTTCAATCGAAAATAATTATCAAAGAGACCGCTCAGCAATAATTATCAACAAACCTCTTAACCTTGCAATGTGTTTGGTTCACTCCATCGTACCAATCATCGTGTTTCTGCAAGCAGAATTTCTTTGCAGAAAGCTGTCATATTTTGTAGTCTGGTGTTCATGTAGATCTGTATATTAACACATACTAGTTTGTTTCAACCGTAGTTTAAATCGTTTGGCCAGCTACTGTACATTGAAACCAGCACATTAAGCTACTTAAGATCAAATATACAATTGTACATTGGTGTGGAAACCCAAATGGGGATGGTTTCTGCCCTGGTAGTATTTTGTTACCACTCGATTCATTAGCTAATTATAGGGAATGTAAACCTATTCTTGGCAGCGTATATGCAggccagattggaaagtttgctaagtgtGCCGGAAATTAAACTTATATAATTGGCTATTGTTTTGTCTTGCTGCAGGGGAGATATCTCaaccaaaaacagcaaactttccagtctgCTATGCATGTAAACAGCCTGTCTATTGATCCATCCTTGAATATCATATGTTTTTTACTACAAACAGGTTATGGATTTAAGAAGTAACATTTTCTTTAGATAGGTTTTTTTGTTGGCTTTGCAAACTGCATTTGGTTTATCCTGAGGTCCCTGAAATTAATTATAAGGACCAGGGCGAACCAACAGTTTTAATCTTATTGAAGATTTGCAAAACCATCCTTTTTTGGCTTGTCTGGCCTTCAGTACGGTTATTTAAGAGGTAtatacaaattgttttattattacattttCAATTGTTAACTATATATTGGCTATAATGCCATTTTATCATAGAAGATAAAATATTAGATATTCTAACTGTGGTAAAATCTATTAATTAAACCATGTTGAATCACTCCACCAGTCAAGTCGTTCAGATTTAATCTTAAATGATGAGTTTTTGAATTGATTGTATGAATCACCAGCAGTTTTAGCAGATTTGCAAAGCACTAATGTTCACACAGCGCAATTAGCTACGTTTTGTATGACTATGATATATATGCTGAATAAGCTGCATTGCTTTAAATTGAACACTAGTATAAGAAGTACAACCTAAATGCTACTTGGCTCTTTAGCTTTTTTgattggttggttggttggttgtagttaatataacttttatattttcagaACGTCGTGGCACCTGCAAGTGTATGATGATGCATAGGGAAGTCGTCGCAAACGGCCATGCTTGCCACAATAACCATAAGTTAGCCACCTCAAATGGCAATCGCAAAGGAGATCGCGCCGAACTGAACAGCCTCAGCATACCAATTCCCACGCAGGTGACACTTCCTGTTTATGTTCTTTGAAACTTAGGATGTTTATGTTACAATCGTAGTTGCTGCAGCTGCATGACCGCCGTGTGTTGTTGAACATACGCCGTGCACGTGCAGCCGCTGTAAATACATGTCACCTTATTATGGATTTGACTACTTTTACCGAGGCGTTTCACGATTTTTTACGTCAAGCAGGTGTCGTGGTATGCACCATTTGATATTGTTATGAGtattttcatgctttaaatttaatgaattcttactaaaatttatattttttaaggTCAGATGttagaaatttcattgatcAAAGCTTTCACTGTAAAAAACTTTGTGTGAAATGCTAAAACTTTTATACACTTGTTAATCCTCAATTTCTCGATAACAAGTCTATCATAGTGGACTGCTGCCGTTTGCATCGTGTTTATCAACTGTTGAGTCATTTTGGTTGTATTATGACTGGAAATGTGTGTAAAAGTATATATAGGCTTAGGCTATCTGATGATATCACCAAAATAAGCAGCAACATGTCCTTGTTGTTGTCTGATTAATAGTGAACCTAACTACCTCTGGTTAATTATATAGTTTGTGCATGTATATAATAAATACTGAAAACTTATCTTTTCTGTTTACGgtgcagttttaaaaaattggcACAAATCACCTTCAATAATTTCTTGAAACCTTTTCTTTTGTGATTATGGTCAATTAATGTTCAGGTGTGTAATTAAACATCTGCTAAGAATGTTATGCACAACTTAGATAAAGTGATTTCACATCCGGGCTACCAGGAACATGTTATTGTAGTCGAGATCATATTGCCAAAATCTGTGTGTCGTAATCAGCATTTGCTGCTAACGCGACAAAGTTTGCAGCAAAGAGTGCAAAGCAGCATCGTTAAAATATGCTTCACTGTCTGCATGTCATGACAGATGGTCCCCAATAGAAAATGAGCGGAAAGAGCTAATTAATTATGGAAAAGCATCTCGTGTAAGACCAATACTCTATCAATGGCGTTCCTTACCATCAAGGCCAACATCGACAGCCAACATTTAGTTGGAGAACTTTCTTCTGATATA comes from the Clavelina lepadiformis chromosome 5, kaClaLepa1.1, whole genome shotgun sequence genome and includes:
- the LOC143461082 gene encoding uncharacterized protein LOC143461082, with product MSKTSALKPAKLEVDINCETTSKLWKHWKRTFDNFLAELAREQTSTAPPINKLQLLTNFVSAEIFEFIEDCNTYDSAVEILQNLLVKKPNEIFARHLLATRKQQPSESPTQFMQTLQILSKNCQCKDVTAEQYRKELCRDAFINGLASPSIRQRLLENTTLSLESAVDQANALDMASKNASAYSMHSTTCSSASTSPQSLHSKNEIENRGELETTTYIAASFKKKKCYFCGYDFHDRRSCPARNLTCNKCGKIGHFLKVCKSKYPSKTVATVAKATPTLCAIYPHNLLEAALMISIRDQNLCALVDSGSSDNYINAVTAKSLNLPITPTRQEVSMAQSSLRCTMLGSCTTNIVINNRKYEKVQLGVMDNLCSDVILGQAFQKRHNRLIIKYGGIEEDFTLSKPIVCALPAATIAMETLFPQLPKSCKPIAVKSRRYSKPDEQFIREEINKMQDDGVIELSRSPWRAQIVVVRTEGKTRMCVDYSQTINIYTHVDAYPFPRIDDLINKLAKYSVFSKFDLKSAYHQIPILETDRVYTAFEANGKLWQYKRIPYGVTNGGINFQRAIDRIIDEENLNDVFAYQDDVTVCGRTQQEHDDNVQKLLSVFKRRNLTFNESKTVKSVSQINVLGYQVQHKTIKPDPDRLQPLQEYTLPQNKKALQRLLGFLSYYSKWIPRFSDKVKPLTTVQSFPLSEEAEQAFHQLLTELATTSLQSIDETTPFVVECDASDVAISASLNQGGRPVAFMSRMLHGSELKYPAIEKEATAIIEATRKWKDLLQRQSFELVTDQRSVAYMLDNRRRTKIKNNKIQTWRLELAPLNYSIRYRPGKMNPVADCLSRSTSASIYQPSQLEDIHNNLGHPGVTRMLHFIRMKNLPFSTDEIRKVCSNCKICAENKPRFYRPPQTALIKATKPMERISIDFKGPIPSSSKNKYILTIIDEYSRFPFAVPCPNMNSTTVIQGLNQLFTLTGLPSYIHSDRVPSLISHELRTHLRNLGIATSSSTPYHPTGNSQVERYNGIIWKTVTLILKSRKLPLPQWELVLPEALHSIRSLLCTASNVTPHQRFFSFDRRSTSGPSMPSWLIAPNKVYLRRFVRNSKYDPLVDEVELIDTNPTYARVRRPDGQESTVSLNDLSPCPQEAPNRDEIPVAEKFISSPSPNIEVQNEAPVTDEPEIENMPTERNLRRSSRTNKGVPPARYGEQ